The sequence TGCGAACGTTCATCGACACCTGCGAGAGGGGAAGTCCATGGCTATTATCACTGTCGGAATCGATCTTGCCAAGAATGTATTTGCCGTTCACGGTGTGGACGAGACCGGTAAGGCGATGCTGATCAAGCCGCGTGTTCCGCGCGATCAGCTGGCGACGTTGATCGCACAGTTGCCTGCGTGCCTCATTGGCATGGAAGCGTGCTCCGGCGCGCATCACTGGGCCCGCATGTTCCAGCGGCACGGCCATACGGTCAAGCTCATGGCGCCCAATCTTGTCGCGCCTTATCGCATGTCGGGCAAGCGCGGCAAGAACGACGCGGCGGATGCTGCTGCAATCTGCGAAGCGGTGACGCGCCCGAGCATGCGTTTTGTGCCGCTGAAGGACGAACATCAGCAGGCAACGCTTTGCCTGCATCGGACACGACAAGGTTTCGTCGAAGAGAGGACAGCGACCTACAACCGGTTGCGAGGCCTGCTCTGGGAATTCGGCGTGGTGCTGCCACAGAGCCCGGACAAATTGCGCAGGTACATCACGGAACATCTGGACACATTGCCTGGCTGGGCAAAGCGCAGTATCAGCGATCTGCTTGAGCATGCCGGCCATATCGAGGATCGCCTGCTCGAATACGACCGTGCGATCGCTGAGATCGCGCGTGAGGACGCGCGTAGCAAGAGGCTGATGCAGTTGCGCGGCATCGGCCCAACCACGGCAAGTGCGCTGCTCGCCAGTATTGGTGCCGGGCACGACTTCAGAAACGGCCGACAGGTGGCAGCCTGGATCGGACTTACGCCCGGTCAATATAGCAGCGGCGGTAAGGCGCGGCTGGGCAGCATTACGAAAGCAGGTGACGCCTATCTGCGCGGCCTGCTGGTCAACGGTGCCCGCGCTGTCATTGCTAACCTCGGCGAGAAACAGGATCGCTTCAGCCGATGGGCCCGAACCCTAGTCGAGCGCCGGGGCTACTGGCGGGCAGCCATCGCGATAGCCGCAAAGAACGCGAGATTGGCGTGGGCTGTGCTGAAATATGGTGATGACTTCAAGCTCGAACCAGTGGCAGACTGACTCCGATTCGAGGCTGTCGGCCAACCTGCAACGGGAAACGGGCGCAGACATCATGAGCACATAGAAACGATCACTTTGCACTGCCAGCGGTGATGTGAAGCGGGTTGGACCCGCGCGGAGCGTACCTGAATAACACGGCGGGGATATCCATTCCCGGCTAGAGAATGAGGCCTCTGCGCGCGTCTTTCATCAGGGTCCGGACCATTGGTCCAACATGACCGGTTGTAGAACCGCAGTCCTTCACCTTCTCACACGCACCAGCGCGGCATTGCAGCATGTATCAACAGCGAACCTCGATTGAGCTTGTGCTCAACGGGGAAGCCCTTGTAGCGTGTTAGGAACTTTGAAGTACTGACACGGCGTGGACAAGCATGAGCATTGCGAAGACGAAATGAAGCCCAGCGAGAGTTTCGGGGAGCCGTTCATAGTCACGTGCGAGACGCCGGAAACGGTTGAGCCAGCCAAAGCTGCGCTCGACCACCCACCGGCGGGGGAGCAGAACGAAACCCTTTTTCGTTTCTTCGAGTTTGATCACCTGAAGGTCAATGCCCTCGTCGAACGCAGCCTGCGCTGGCTCTTTGCCCGTGTATCCCTGATCGGCAAATGCCACCTTGACCGTTCGTCCCGTTACCTGCTGGACCTGCCGCGCAAGCTCCGCTACCTGTGCGCGCTCCTGTTCATTGGCTGGGGTCACGTGCACCGCCAGCAACTGTCCCAGCGTGTCTGCTGCAATATGTACCTTACTACCGCGCTTGCGCTTATAACCGTCATAACCCGCACGCGGGCCGCTCTCGCAGGTCGACTGTATCGTGCGGCCATCGAGGATGACCGCGCTGGGCTGTCCCCGACGGCCCTGTGCCACGCGTATCACCGAGCGCAGGTCACTCACCATGCTCTCAAAGCAGCCAGCCTGCAACCAGCGTTGAGTCTGCTGATACACCAGCTCCCACGGCGGGAAATCATTGGGCAGCATCCTCCACGGCGCGCCGGCACGAGCCATCCAGCGCAATGCATCAAACATGTCGCGCAGTTCGTATTTGCGCTGGGGCGCGTCAACGTCCATCAGCGTCAGATACGGCGCCGCGAAACTCCATTCCTCACCCGACACATCAGTCGGATACCCTTTGCGGTCGGTTGTTTTCATCCCGCCAGGATACCAGGTCTCAATCGAAGTTCCTAACACGCTCTAAGCTCGATAAGAACGGTTGTGTGCGATCCGGATCGCGGAAACCACGCATCCGGCGCTCCCGCTCACGCGTAGGTTGATGGCTGTCTTCGGCGCGGTTGTTCACCCGAGCACTGGCTTTGACGAAGACATGTTTGATGTTTGCCAGTTCGGGAATTTCGGCCTTCGCGGCCGGATAGCTGCGCAACTGCTCGATGACCATCCTTCGTGGCGCGTCGAGACAGGCTGCCAGCACGCGGTTGAACAAGCGCTTTGCTACGCGGCCTTATCGCGACGTTTCTGCAGCAGGATGTCGAGTTCGGCGCCGTGCTGGCCGACTGCCCGCCAGGGAGCAGATAACACTCGCCGAGCAACGTAACGGAGACTTCGTCAAGATTCTATGTGCGGCCGGGTTTGCGGCGAGCAGCTTTGACGCAATCTGCGAACCCTGCGCCGAATTTGATAACCAGTAGACCGGCTACACGCCATCAACTTTTTTTGATGGGTTATATGGGAATTTTTTAATACTCACAGAGGAACGCTGCACTTAGTGGTGCATCTCAACTTGCACTGGCATTGTCAGGTTGACGGTAGGCCAGCGACAGAATGAAGTGGTGAAGAAAGCGAAATCGCTTTGTCACGGGCACAGCCGGGCGGGTCGGTGAGGTTTTCGGGGCAGCCTGAGCCTTCTGGACGTCGACGAGGTGTGGCTCGAACGGGGTGTCGCGGTCACTATGAGACGATCCGCTGATGGCGCGCTGCTTTGGCGCTCGATTCTCCCAGCGCGCCAAAGCAGCGCGGCCCAAGCCGGGCAGCAATGGCATCCGGACGAGATGTTCGTGACGCTGCGCGGCAAGCGGTAGCTGTTGCGACGAGCACGGCGCTGAACTCGACGTGCTGGTGCAAAATCGGCGCGATAAGGCCGCAGCAAAGCGCCTCTTCCGGAAGGGGTCGATCGGGATCGGAATGAGCGTGCCTCGATGTCGCGCAGGCTGAGCTGAAACCGGAAGTACCACCGGACTGCGTGTCTGATGACCGCCACCGGAAAGCGGTGATCGTGGCAAAGCGACTTTGCATTCTTCATCCCACGACTTTACTCGACCATCCCGGCAACGTGACAGTGCCGACCAAGCGAGACTACCGAGAAGGAGGTCATCAAATTAATTTATGCTTGCGCAGGTCCCTATTGAGGTCTGTTTTGCTATATCTGATCAATATCTCTAAAGCGCAGTTGGTATCCTATGGTATTCGACGACACAATTGCGACACAATGACTCGCCTACAATATCCAATAGACTTTTCTGTTAAGGAAACCTTAATGACTGGACCAAATGCATCGAAATTCTCATCAAGCTCAACCAACACCAACTGTTGGCGCACAACACTGTATGAGATCGCCATCATGGAGGAATCTTCTGCCGGGGCGAGGACAAATGGCAGTCGGCACGGCGTCCGTCGATCAAATTTTTGGCTGGCAAGGAACCTCGCGAAAACACTTTGGCCGCTAGCACAAGCTGCTGAGTCAGTCCTGTCGGCATCGGTGTTCTCAGCCACCATCAAGGACCTCTTCAGTTGTAACACCCGCTTAGCAAGGAAACGCTGGAAATGAAACGCCTAGCGTGGGCGATCGGAGAGGACGCTCATGCAT comes from Paraburkholderia youngii and encodes:
- a CDS encoding IS110 family transposase — its product is MAIITVGIDLAKNVFAVHGVDETGKAMLIKPRVPRDQLATLIAQLPACLIGMEACSGAHHWARMFQRHGHTVKLMAPNLVAPYRMSGKRGKNDAADAAAICEAVTRPSMRFVPLKDEHQQATLCLHRTRQGFVEERTATYNRLRGLLWEFGVVLPQSPDKLRRYITEHLDTLPGWAKRSISDLLEHAGHIEDRLLEYDRAIAEIAREDARSKRLMQLRGIGPTTASALLASIGAGHDFRNGRQVAAWIGLTPGQYSSGGKARLGSITKAGDAYLRGLLVNGARAVIANLGEKQDRFSRWARTLVERRGYWRAAIAIAAKNARLAWAVLKYGDDFKLEPVAD
- a CDS encoding IS5 family transposase — encoded protein: MKTTDRKGYPTDVSGEEWSFAAPYLTLMDVDAPQRKYELRDMFDALRWMARAGAPWRMLPNDFPPWELVYQQTQRWLQAGCFESMVSDLRSVIRVAQGRRGQPSAVILDGRTIQSTCESGPRAGYDGYKRKRGSKVHIAADTLGQLLAVHVTPANEQERAQVAELARQVQQVTGRTVKVAFADQGYTGKEPAQAAFDEGIDLQVIKLEETKKGFVLLPRRWVVERSFGWLNRFRRLARDYERLPETLAGLHFVFAMLMLVHAVSVLQSS